One segment of Apus apus isolate bApuApu2 chromosome 1, bApuApu2.pri.cur, whole genome shotgun sequence DNA contains the following:
- the TCF20 gene encoding transcription factor 20 isoform X2: protein MQSFREQSSYHGNQQSYPQEVHGSSRLEEFSPRQQAQMFQSFGGGAGSGRRGTTGASTAMPGESSGHQSYQGFRKEAGEFYYMAANKDPVASGGQQPPQRRPSGPVQSYGPPQGSSFGSQYGSEGHVGQFQTQHSTLGGVSHYQQDYAGPFSPGSAQYQQQASSQQQQVQQLRQQIYQSHQPLPQASSQSASSSSHLQPMQRPSTLPSSASGYQLRVGQFSQHYQPPSSSSSSSFPSPQRFGQSGQNYDGSYSVNSGSQYEGHAVGSNAQAYGTQSNYSFQTQPMKSFEQSKLPQSGQQGQQQQHPPQHVMQYSNAATKLSLQSQVGQYSQTEVPVRSPMQFHQNFSPISNPSPAASVVQSPSCSSTPSPLMPGGENLQCGQGNMSMGSRNRILQMMPQLSPTPSMMSSPNAHAGGFKGFGLEGLQEKRLTDPGLSSLSALSSQVANLPNTVQHMLLSDALAPQKKSSKRSSSSKKADSCTNSEGSSQAEEQLKSPLAESLDGGCSSSSEDHGERVRQLSGQSTSSDTTYKGGNLERSNSSPAQGSQNEPSKLSNSPAAREDVASPDGKEAVVAVENAPKVNEKAVGVIVSREAMTGRVEKSGGQDKPAQDDASTTSQAPASASGAKEAGHAGTQPENQGGSKGSKSGDNTNHNGEGNSQPGHAVVGPNFPARTESSKSPGSLRYSYKDNIAAGIQRNIGGFPQYPSGQEKGDFPGHSERKGRNEKFPSLLQEVLQGYHHHPDRRYSRNAQEHSGMAGSLEGAMRPNILISQTNELTNRGLLNKSMGSLLEGPHWGPWDRKSSSAAADMKQINLADYPLARKFDVESQSSAHEGGALSERRSVICDISPLRQLVRDPGPHPMGHMGPEARSGRSERLAPGLSQSVILPGGLVSMETKMKAHSGQIKEEDFEPSKSSASLNNKKTGDHCHPAGIKHESFRGNASPGAAVSDAASDYIPQQDSRSTQMRRASGRAGSSRGKSPSQFQDLADKLKMSPGRSRGPGTDLHHMNPHMTLSERVNRGSLHSAYPQNSEGPSLASAYHTNARPHAFGDPNQSLNSQYHYKRQIYQQDEYKDWASSTAQGVIAAAQHRQEGARKSPRQQQFLERVRSPLKNDKDGMMYLQGSSYHDTGSQEAGRCVMGSDGTQSKCTELKHGNQKLQHHESGWDLSRQTSPAKSSGPLGAANQKRFCPQESDGHRREDSTDLPKPSNAMLRLPGQEDQSPQNPLIMRRRVRSFISPIPTKRQPQDLKNSGSEDKGRLMTSAKEGADKTYNSYAHSSQSQDVGKSVSKGDSFKDLPSPENRNCPAVSLTSPAKTKILPPRKGRGLKLEAIVQKITSPNIRRSVSTNSAETGADTVTLDDILSLKSGPEGGNVTAHGPEVEKRKGEMSDQVGPASQDTTGEITLPRSSEEWQSSEDDKTKKEVPETASVGKEGAVSSAAPPPSQKSGGQGRSDGSVSGAGTLTFSDSKTISPSSVFTSEPNPKTEEKDGDVTNISPKPDGFPPKGYFPSGKKKGRPIGSVNKQKKQQQQQQQQLPPPPPPPPVPSQSSEGVGGGEPKPKRQRRERRKPAAQPRKRKPRRAAPIVEPQEPEIKLKYATQSVDKTDSKNKSFFPYIHVVNKCELGAVCTIINAEEEEQNKLVRGRKGQRSSTPPPSNVESKVLPTSTFMLQGPVVTESSVLGHLVCCLCGKWASYRNMGDLFGPFYPQDYAATLPKNPPPKRATEMQSKVKVRHKSASNGSKTDTEEEEEQQQQKEQRSLAAHPRFKRRHRSEDCSGASRSLSRGASCKKATTDSGSGGEKTPLDSKPSMPTSEGGTELELQIPELPLDSNEFWVHEGCILWANGIYLVCGRLYGLQEAVEIAKEMKCSHCQESGATLGCYNKGCSFRYHYPCAIDADCLLNEENFSVRCPKHKPLLPCSLPSLQNKMVKGSLSTEQSERG, encoded by the coding sequence atgCAGTCCTTTCGGGAGCAAAGTAGTTACCACGGAAACCAGCAGAGCTACCCGCAGGAAGTGCACGGTTCATCCCGACTAGAAGAGTTCAGCCCCCGCCAGCAGGCCCAGATGTTCCAGAGCTTtggaggaggtgctggcagTGGACGTCGTGGAACAACAGGAGCCTCTACAGCAATGCCTGGTGAGAGCTCTGGCCATCAGAGCTACCAAGgtttcagaaaagaagcaggagagTTTTACTATATGGCTGCCAACAAAGATCCAGTGGCATcaggagggcagcagccacCTCAGCGCAGGCCTTCTGGACCAGTACAGAGCTATGGGCCCCCTCAAGGGAGTAGCTTTGGCAGTCAGTATGGGAGTGAGGGACATGTGGGCCAGTTTCAAACACAGCACTCAACCCTAGGGGGTGTATCCCACTATCAACAGGATTATGCTGGTCCTTTTTCTCCAGGGAGTGCCCAGTATCAGCAGCAGGCTTCtagccagcagcagcaggtgcagcagcTGAGACAGCAGATCTATCAATCTCATCAGCCTTTACCCCAGGCTTCCAGCCAGTCTGCTTCTAGCAGCTCACATTTGCAGCCAATGCAGCGTCCATCCACCctgccttcctctgcttctgggTACCAGTTACGAGTGGGTCAGTTCAGCCAACACTATCAGCCACCTTcgtcatcctcctcctcctctttcccctccccacagcGTTTTGGCCAGTCAGGACAGAATTACGATGGAAGCTACAGTGTGAATTCTGGGTCACAGTATGAAGGCCATGCTGTGGGTTCCAATGCACAAGCATATGGGACCCAGTCAAACTACAGCTTTCAGACTCAACCAATGAAAAGCTTTGAACAGTCTAAGCTACCCCAAAgtgggcagcaggggcagcagcaacagcatcCGCCTCAGCATGTAATGCAGTATTCAAATGCTGCCACCAAGCTCTCTCTTCAAAGCCAAGTGGGACAGTACAGCCAGACTGAAGTTCCTGTAAGGTCACCAATGCAGTTCCACCAAAACTTCAGTCCAATCTCTAatccctctcctgctgcatcTGTGGTACAATCTCCAAGCTGCAGCTCTACCCCTTCTCCACTCATGCCAGGTGGAGAAAATCTCCAGTGTGGGCAAGGCAACATGTCCATGGGTTCTAGAAACAGAATCCTGCAGATGATGCCTCAGCTTAGTCCTACACCATCTATGATGTCAAGCCCCAATGCTCATGCAGGAGGATTCAAggggtttgggctggaaggacTGCAGGAAAAAAGGCTCACAGAtccagggctgagcagcctgaGTGCTCTAAGTTCTCAAGTAGCAAATCTGCCCAACACAGTCCAGCATATGTTGCTCTCGGATGCCTTGGCACCTCAGAAGAAAAGTTCTAAAAGGTCATCCTCTTCAAAGAAAGCCGACAGCTGTACCAACTCAGAAGGctcctcccaggcagaggaGCAACTCAAGTCTCCCCTTGCAGAATCCCTTGATGGTGGCTGTTCCAGTAGTTCAGAGGATCATGGGGAAAGGGTGAGACAGCTCAGCGGCCAGAGTACCAGTTCAGACACCACTTACAAAGGGGGTAACTTAGAGAGATCCAACTCGTCACCAGCACAAGGCTCTCAGAATGAGCCATCAAAACTGAGCAACAGCCCTGCAGCTAGAGAAGATGTAGCCTCCCCTGATGGGAAGGAAGCTGTGGTGGCTGTGGAAAATGCGCCAAAAGTGAATGAAAAGGCAGTTGGGGTGATTGTCTCCCGGGAAGCCATGACAGGAAGAGTAGAAAAGTCAGGTGGGCAAGATAAACCTGCCCAAGATGATGCTTCCACAACTAGTCAGGCACCAGCTAGTGCTAGTGGAGCAAAAGAAGCTGGGCATGCAGGGACACAGCCAGAAAATCAAGGAGGAAGTAAAGGGAGCAAAAGTGGAGATAACACTAATCATAATGGAGAGGGGAACAGCCAACCTGGTCATGCAGTTGTTGGGCCAAATTTTCCTGCAAGAACAGAATCTTCCAAATCTCCTGGCAGTTTAAGATACAGCTACAAGGATAATATAGCAGCTGGTATACAGAGAAATATTGGTGGCTTTCCACAGTATCCTTCTGGTCAAGAAAAAGGGGATTTTCCAGGGCACAGTGAGCGCAAAGGCCGGAATGAGAAGTTTCCTAGCCTCCTACAGGAGGTCTTACAGGGGTACCATCATCATCCAGACAGAAGGTATTCTAGGAATGCACAGGAACATTCTGGGATGGCTGGGAGTTTGGAGGGAGCTATGAGGCCCAATATCTTAATTAGCCAAACCAATGAATTGACCAATAGAGGTCTCTTGAATAAAAGCATGGGATCTCTCCTGGAAGGCCCTCACTGGGGTCCCTGGGATAGAAAGTCTAGCAGTGCAGCTGCTGACATGAAGCAGATAAATCTAGCTGATTACCCTCTTGCTAGAAAGTTTGATGTGGAGTCTCAGTCTTCTGCTCATGAAGGGGGAGCACTCTCAGAGAGGAGATCAGTGATCTGTGACATATCTCCATTAAGGCAACTTGTCAGAGATCCTGGCCCTCACCCAATGGGGCACATGGGTCCTGAGGCCAGAAGTGGAAGGAGTGAACGTCTTGCCCCTGGCTTGAGCCAGTCAGTAATACTCCCTGGTGGTTTAGTATCCATGGAAACAAAGATGAAAGCTCACAGTGGGCAAATAAAAGAAGAAGATTTTGAACCGTCAAAGAGCTCAGCTAGTctgaataacaaaaaaacaggagacCACTGTCATCCTGCTGGCATCAAGCATGAATCTTTCCGAGGCAATGCtagccctggagctgcagtcTCCGATGCTGCTTCAGACTACATtccccagcaggacagcagatCGACACAGATGAGACGAGCatctggcagagctggaagcagcaggggTAAATCACCTTCTCAATTTCAGGATCTCGCCGATAAGCTGAAAATGTCAccaggcagaagcagaggcCCAGGGACAGATCTGCATCACATGAACCCCCACATGACGCTATCTGAAAGAGTTAACAGGGGTTCCTTGCATTCTGCTTATCCGCAGAATTCAGAAGGCCCATCTTTGGCTTCAGCCTACCACACAAATGCTAGGCCTCATGCTTTTGGGGACCCTAACCAGAGTTTAAATTCCCAGTATCATTACAAGAGGCAGATATACCAGCAAGACGAATACAAAGATTGGGCAAGCAGCACTGCTCAGGGTGTgattgctgcagctcagcacaggcaggaagGAGCAAGGAAGAGCCCAAGACAACAGCAGTTTCTGGAAAGAGTAAGGAGTCCCTTAAAAAATGACAAGGATGGAATGATGTACCTTCAAGGTAGCTCTTACCATGATACTGGAAGCCAGGAAGCTGGCCGCTGTGTTATGGGGAGTGACGGTACTCAGAGCAAATGCACCGAACTGAAACATGGCAATCAGAAGTTGCAGCATCACGAATCTGGTTGGGACCTTTCTCGGCAAACCTCTCCTGCCAAAAGCAGTGGCCCCCTTGGAGCAGCCAACCAAAAAAGATTTTGCCCTCAAGAAAGTGATGGGCATCGACGAGAGGATTCTACAGATTTGCCCAAGCCTAGTAATGCCATGCTCAGGCTCCCTGGCCAGGAAGACCAATCTCCTCAAAATCCATTAATTATGAGGAGGAGAGTCCGTTCTTTCATCTCTCCTATCCCCACCAAAAGACAGCCACAGGATCTGAAGAACAGTGGCAGCGAAGATAAGGGGCGACTGATGACTTCAGCAAAAGAAGGAGCTGATAAAACCTACAACTCCTATGCCCATTCATCTCAAAGCCAAGATGTTGGCAAGTCAGTTTCAAAGGGAGATTCCTTCAAGGACCTGCCAAGTCCTGAAAATAGGAATTGCCCTGCAGTTTCCCTCACAAGCCCGGCTAAGACCAAAATACTGCCCCCAAGAAAGGGGCgaggattaaaactggaagctATTGTTCAAAAAATTACATCTCCTAATATTAGGAGAAGTGTTTCTACCAACAGCGCTGAAACTGGTGCAGATACTGTCACTCTCGATGACATCCTGTCCCTTAAGAGTGGACCTGAAGGAGGAAATGTGACTGCACATGGGCCAGAGgtagagaagagaaaaggagagatgtCAGACCAAGTGGGGCCAGCAAGCCAGGATACGACTGGTGAGATAACTCTTCCAAGATCTTCAGAAGAGTGGCAAAGCAGCGAGGATGATAAAACGAAGAAAGAGGTCCCTGAAACTGCCAGTGTTGGTAAAGAAGGAGCAGTATCCAGTGCAGCACCACCACCTTCTCAGAAGTCAGGTGGTCAGGGAAGGTCTGATGGATCTGTAAGTGGAGCTGGAACTCTGACCTTTTCTGACTCAAAAACAATTTCCCCTTCCAGTGTGTTTACTTCTGAACCAAATCcgaaaactgaggaaaaagatGGAGATGTGACAAACATTTCACCCAAGCCAGATGGTTTCCCTCCAAAGGGATATTTTccctctggaaagaaaaaggggaggCCAATTGGGAGTGTGAACAAGCAGAAgaagcaacagcaacaacagcagcagcaactgccaccgcccccaccacctccaccaGTACCTTCCCAGTCTTCAGAAGGGGTAGGTGGTGGTGAGCCAAAACCGAAGAGGCAAAGGAGGGAGAGGCGAaaacctgcagcacagccacgGAAGCGGAAGCCTAGACGGGCTGCTCCGATTGTGGAGCCTCAAGAACCAGAGATCAAGCTTAAATATGCTACTCAGTCTGTAGATAAAACTGACTCCAAGAATAAGTCCTTTTTCCCTTATATTCATGTGGTAAACAAGTGTGAACTAGGCGCTGTGTGCACAATCATTaatgcagaggaagaggagcagaacAAACTGGTGAGGGGTCGGAAAGGACAGAGGTCTTCAACACCCCCTCCTAGTAATGTAGAGAGCAAAGTGCTGCCCACCTCAACTTTCATGCTGCAGGGCCCTGTAGTAACAGAGTCTTCTGTCTTAGGGCACCTGGTTTGCTGTCTGTGTGGCAAATGGGCCAGCTATCGTAACATGGGTGACCTCTTTGGTCCGTTCTACCCCCAGGATTATGCAGCCACCTTGCCCAAGAACCCACCTCCAAAGAGGGccacagaaatgcagagcaaAGTCAAGGTACGGCACAAAAGTGCTTCTAATGGTTCCAAGACAGAtacagaagaggaggaggaacagcAACAACAGAAGGAACAAAGAAGCCTAGCTGCTCATCCCCGCTTTAAGAGGCGGCACCGCTCTGAGGACTGTAGTGGGGCCTCTCGGTCACTTTCAAGGGGAGCTTCTTGTAAAAAAGCAACCACTGACAGTGGCAGTGGTGGTGAAAAGACTCCTTTGGACTCAAAACCCTCTATGCCCACTTCAGAAGGTGGCACTGAGCTGGAGTTACAAATTCCTGAACTACCTCTTGACAGCAATGAATTTTGGGTCCATGAGGGTTGTATTCTCTGGGCGAATGGGATCTACCTGGTCTGTGGCAGGCTCTATGGGCTGCAGGAAGCTGTGGAGATTGCAAAAGAGATG